One Fibrobacter sp. DNA window includes the following coding sequences:
- a CDS encoding DUF2179 domain-containing protein, whose product MFENFNISIAVIVFLARVCDVGLGTLRHTLIIRGRRRYAFMIAFFESLIWIYAVSRVMTNVQDPLTSLAFALGFATGTYVGMSIEGFLKIGEQVIRIFSRNGEIAAEKLRENGYRVTTFDGNGRDGVVKMLLVQVKRKNVMKVTAMARKIDPNCFIIIDDIRSVSIGDSAASPGEELTPAPTAITAESK is encoded by the coding sequence AATTTTAATATCAGCATAGCTGTCATAGTATTTCTTGCGCGGGTATGTGATGTAGGTCTCGGGACTTTACGTCATACTTTGATTATCCGCGGACGCAGGCGTTATGCGTTTATGATAGCATTTTTTGAATCCCTTATCTGGATTTATGCAGTGTCCCGGGTTATGACAAATGTTCAGGACCCGCTTACCTCCCTTGCTTTTGCATTGGGTTTTGCGACCGGGACATACGTGGGTATGAGTATTGAGGGTTTTCTGAAAATTGGTGAACAGGTAATAAGAATCTTCTCAAGAAACGGAGAGATTGCCGCGGAAAAGCTGCGGGAGAACGGTTACAGGGTTACTACTTTTGATGGCAATGGACGTGATGGTGTTGTCAAAATGCTTCTTGTCCAGGTAAAGCGTAAAAACGTGATGAAAGTTACAGCTATGGCAAGAAAAATAGACCCTAACTGCTTTATCATTATTGATGACATTCGTTCTGTGTCAATTGGCGACAGTGCTGCAAGTCCTGGTGAGGAATTGACACCCGCTCCAACGGCCATTACTGCGGAAAGTAAGTAA
- a CDS encoding FMN-binding protein — translation MICFWLMRWLRATVKDGKLVKLDLLEHRYNRNFNGEPVIKQILEKQSLEVDGVSGATYSSKSIIKATERALKVGIE, via the coding sequence ATGATATGCTTCTGGTTAATGCGATGGCTGAGGGCAACTGTAAAGGATGGAAAGCTTGTCAAACTGGATCTTCTTGAACACCGTTATAACCGGAATTTTAACGGGGAGCCGGTAATTAAGCAGATTCTGGAGAAGCAGTCATTGGAGGTTGATGGAGTATCGGGAGCGACCTACAGCTCTAAATCGATAATTAAGGCTACTGAACGGGCACTGAAGGTGGGGATTGAGTAG
- a CDS encoding response regulator has product MYTRVHISVFSRLLLICAVLLLIFFLISLKFKIDFYQVLTGIVVLLFIIFPVLHFFVNRPLQQIQKALDTGDLSQIKRLAAKGNGFGQLASLALRFFKQREELLEEISERKKAESALRESEERYRSLVETSPDAIMLCDLGGTVLLGNQSSSNRMFGDYTEPGTEISILDLVSSESRQKVESILTEIKQKERIKVECQMKGRDGKSFPAEAHFSLVNASNNGSGAVICIARDITERKKSEAEKMKLEEQFRAIYKMEAVGQLAGGIAHDFNNIMGAISGYADIIRHRYGRDPKLDKYAQMILSASTKASDLTSKLLTFARKGKLQMSSFNIHNVLGDVIELLKHTIDKNIKISCELNASDYVIMGDSAQFQSAVMNLALNSRDAMPDGGQIVIKTENVDLDKSFSKSHAYVVAPGYYVAVSVKDTGTGMDKKVLSHLFEPFYTTKDVGKGTGLGLASAYGTVKSHNGYIDVESQPGVGTTFTLYFPVNRKARSSDKDSPRAFVHGKGHILVVDDEVFLLDAVQEMLSWLGYKVTVCNNGNDAIEILKRDPSDIDLVILDIMMPGIDGRECFRRLKEIKDDIKALIATGYRMDEDRQQILNEGVIGILQKPFVSAQLAEAVQDALSG; this is encoded by the coding sequence ATGTATACAAGGGTACATATTAGTGTCTTTTCCCGTCTGCTTTTGATTTGCGCTGTTCTTCTCCTGATCTTCTTCCTTATTTCGCTGAAGTTTAAAATCGATTTTTATCAGGTTCTGACAGGCATAGTTGTACTGCTTTTTATCATTTTTCCAGTCCTTCATTTTTTCGTCAACCGACCCCTGCAGCAGATTCAGAAAGCTCTTGACACAGGAGATCTTTCTCAGATAAAAAGACTGGCTGCCAAAGGCAACGGTTTCGGGCAATTGGCATCACTGGCACTCCGTTTTTTCAAGCAGAGAGAGGAGTTACTGGAGGAGATTTCGGAGCGTAAAAAAGCAGAGAGTGCTTTGAGAGAGAGTGAGGAGCGGTACAGAAGCCTGGTGGAGACCTCTCCTGACGCCATAATGCTTTGTGATCTCGGCGGGACAGTGCTGTTGGGGAATCAGAGTTCTTCAAACAGGATGTTCGGGGATTACACAGAACCGGGTACAGAGATCAGTATCCTGGACCTGGTTTCCTCCGAGAGCCGTCAGAAGGTGGAGTCCATATTAACAGAGATAAAACAGAAGGAGCGGATCAAGGTAGAGTGCCAGATGAAAGGAAGGGATGGAAAGAGTTTTCCTGCTGAAGCCCATTTTTCACTTGTAAATGCATCAAATAACGGAAGCGGGGCTGTAATCTGCATAGCAAGGGATATTACAGAGAGAAAGAAATCAGAAGCAGAGAAAATGAAGCTGGAGGAGCAGTTCCGTGCCATTTACAAAATGGAAGCGGTGGGACAGCTTGCAGGAGGCATAGCGCATGACTTCAACAATATAATGGGCGCTATCTCGGGTTACGCGGATATAATCCGTCACAGATATGGAAGGGATCCCAAGTTAGATAAATATGCCCAGATGATTCTTTCGGCCTCCACCAAGGCATCAGATCTCACAAGCAAACTTCTGACTTTTGCCAGAAAAGGCAAACTCCAGATGTCATCGTTTAATATTCACAATGTGCTTGGGGATGTTATTGAGCTGCTTAAGCACACCATTGACAAGAATATTAAAATATCCTGCGAACTTAATGCTTCTGACTACGTGATAATGGGCGACTCGGCGCAGTTTCAGAGCGCAGTGATGAATCTGGCTCTCAATTCGAGGGATGCGATGCCTGATGGCGGGCAGATAGTTATCAAGACAGAAAATGTTGACCTTGACAAGAGTTTTTCAAAATCACACGCCTATGTTGTCGCACCAGGGTACTATGTTGCTGTTTCTGTAAAAGATACAGGAACCGGAATGGATAAAAAAGTTCTCTCCCACCTCTTTGAGCCTTTCTATACCACCAAGGATGTGGGCAAGGGAACGGGGCTTGGGCTTGCAAGCGCTTACGGGACTGTAAAAAGTCATAACGGTTACATAGATGTCGAGAGCCAGCCAGGTGTCGGAACCACCTTTACATTGTATTTCCCAGTCAATCGGAAGGCCCGATCCAGTGACAAGGATTCTCCCCGGGCATTCGTGCATGGTAAAGGGCACATTCTTGTTGTGGATGACGAAGTATTTCTTCTTGACGCAGTGCAGGAGATGCTTTCATGGCTGGGATACAAGGTAACTGTATGCAATAACGGCAATGATGCCATAGAGATTTTAAAACGCGACCCCTCGGATATCGATTTAGTGATCCTTGATATTATGATGCCGGGTATAGACGGCAGAGAGTGCTTCCGCCGTCTTAAGGAAATAAAGGACGATATCAAGGCGCTTATTGCAACAGGCTACAGGATGGACGAAGATCGTCAGCAGATTCTAAACGAAGGGGTTATCGGGATTTTGCAGAAGCCCTTTGTCTCCGCGCAGTTGGCGGAGGCGGTGCAGGATGCGTTGAGCGGATGA